The following proteins are encoded in a genomic region of Bernardetia sp. MNP-M8:
- the pdxH gene encoding pyridoxamine 5'-phosphate oxidase, producing the protein MDLENLRQNYTKAEFDIKNALENPIQQFEKWFQVALDAELSAEANAMVLSTIGENNRPSARVVLLKSIDEGFVFYTNYESRKGENLETNPYASLTFFWAELERQVRIEGRVEKISAEKSSEYFKSRPIKSQIGAIASPQSRILNNREELETLFHSIEKNYEETNFIERPKNWGGYRLVPDYVEFWQGRSSRLHDRIAYLLKEHGDQRYGSLWEIVRLAP; encoded by the coding sequence ATGGATTTAGAAAATCTAAGACAAAACTATACTAAAGCAGAGTTTGATATAAAAAACGCTTTAGAAAATCCTATTCAGCAGTTTGAAAAATGGTTTCAAGTAGCTTTAGATGCAGAACTTTCAGCAGAAGCTAATGCTATGGTACTTTCTACAATAGGAGAAAATAATCGTCCCTCAGCTCGTGTTGTTCTTTTAAAAAGTATTGATGAAGGATTTGTTTTTTACACCAACTATGAAAGTAGAAAAGGAGAGAATTTGGAAACGAATCCTTATGCTAGTCTCACTTTTTTTTGGGCAGAGTTAGAAAGACAAGTTCGAATAGAAGGAAGAGTAGAAAAAATTAGCGCAGAAAAATCTTCTGAATACTTCAAAAGTCGTCCTATTAAAAGTCAGATTGGGGCTATCGCTTCTCCTCAGAGTCGCATCTTGAATAATAGAGAAGAGTTAGAAACATTATTTCATTCTATTGAAAAAAACTATGAAGAGACTAATTTTATAGAAAGACCTAAAAACTGGGGAGGCTATCGATTAGTACCTGATTATGTTGAGTTTTGGCAAGGAAGAAGCAGCCGTCTGCATGATAGAATTGCTTATCTTTTGAAAGAACATGGAGATCAAAGGTATGGTTCTCTGTGGGAAATTGTTCGTCTTGCTCCTTAG
- the sucC gene encoding ADP-forming succinate--CoA ligase subunit beta, whose protein sequence is MNIHEYQGKELLKKYGVAIQEGIVIDSAAKAADASKQLREQTGTDWIVVKAQIHAGGRGKGKVVGTDYNGVMLGKSPEDAAEKAKQLLGNVLVTHQTGEEGKKVNKVLLAQDVYYKGESEIKEFYVAVLLDRDKNCNVIMASQEGGVDIEEVAEHHPEKIIKEWIDPKLGLQSFQAQKVAFALGLEGKALKEMTKFIKSLYAAYIGIDASQVEINPAFKTSDNRVLAVDSKINLDDNAFYRHKELAELRDESEESPLEVEASKFGLNYVKLDGNVGCMVNGAGLAMATMDMIKLAGGEPANFLDVGGGASAETVEKGFRIILKDPNVKAILINIFGGIVRCDRVANGVVEAYKNIGKIDVPIIVRLQGTNAEEGAKIIKESGLNVISAIVLKEAADRVKEVLAN, encoded by the coding sequence ATGAACATTCACGAGTATCAAGGTAAAGAACTACTCAAAAAATACGGAGTTGCAATTCAAGAAGGAATCGTAATTGATTCTGCTGCAAAAGCTGCTGATGCTTCCAAACAACTTAGAGAACAAACTGGCACAGACTGGATTGTTGTAAAAGCACAAATTCACGCAGGTGGACGTGGAAAAGGAAAAGTTGTAGGTACAGATTATAATGGCGTAATGCTAGGAAAGTCTCCTGAAGATGCTGCTGAAAAAGCAAAACAACTTCTAGGAAACGTACTTGTAACTCACCAAACTGGTGAAGAAGGCAAAAAAGTAAATAAAGTTTTGTTAGCACAAGATGTTTATTACAAAGGTGAGTCTGAAATCAAAGAATTTTATGTAGCTGTTCTTTTAGACAGAGACAAAAATTGTAACGTGATTATGGCAAGCCAAGAAGGTGGTGTAGATATTGAAGAAGTAGCAGAACATCACCCAGAAAAAATTATTAAAGAATGGATTGATCCAAAATTAGGTTTGCAATCTTTCCAAGCGCAAAAAGTAGCATTTGCTTTGGGCTTAGAAGGAAAAGCACTCAAAGAAATGACTAAGTTCATTAAATCTTTGTATGCTGCCTACATTGGTATTGATGCTTCTCAAGTGGAAATTAATCCTGCTTTCAAAACATCTGACAACAGAGTTTTGGCAGTAGATTCAAAAATTAATTTGGATGATAATGCCTTTTATCGTCATAAAGAATTGGCAGAACTTAGAGATGAGTCTGAAGAATCTCCATTAGAAGTAGAAGCAAGTAAATTCGGCTTAAATTACGTAAAACTTGACGGAAACGTTGGTTGTATGGTAAATGGTGCTGGTCTTGCGATGGCTACAATGGATATGATTAAACTTGCAGGTGGTGAGCCTGCTAACTTCTTAGATGTTGGAGGTGGAGCTTCTGCTGAAACAGTAGAAAAAGGTTTCCGTATAATCTTGAAAGATCCAAATGTAAAAGCAATTTTGATTAATATTTTTGGTGGAATTGTTCGTTGCGACAGAGTTGCAAACGGAGTGGTAGAAGCCTATAAAAATATTGGTAAAATTGATGTGCCAATTATTGTTCGTCTGCAAGGAACAAATGCAGAAGAAGGTGCAAAAATTATTAAAGAATCTGGTTTGAATGTAATTTCAGCAATTGTTTTGAAAGAAGCTGCTGATAGAGTAAAAGAAGTATTAGCTAACTAA
- a CDS encoding thioesterase family protein, whose translation MSKEIKIKVRGYHLDGYQHVNNARYLEFFEEARWAFFEESDALKTLQKKNIMFVVVNVNINYRYPASVGQTIVIKSKLQTLAEVGSKTSTFKQTIYLENTDTVVCDAVVTFVLFDGKTQRAIATTEEIREMFVGELSN comes from the coding sequence ATGTCAAAAGAAATAAAGATAAAAGTACGTGGTTATCATTTAGATGGATATCAGCACGTTAATAATGCTCGTTATTTAGAATTTTTTGAGGAAGCTAGATGGGCATTTTTTGAAGAAAGTGATGCGCTCAAGACACTACAAAAGAAAAACATTATGTTTGTGGTGGTAAATGTAAACATCAACTACCGTTATCCTGCTTCTGTTGGACAAACTATTGTCATTAAAAGCAAATTACAAACTTTAGCTGAAGTAGGAAGTAAAACAAGTACATTCAAACAAACTATTTATTTAGAAAATACAGATACAGTAGTTTGTGATGCTGTGGTTACTTTTGTTCTTTTTGATGGAAAAACACAACGAGCAATTGCAACGACAGAAGAAATAAGAGAAATGTTTGTAGGAGAGTTAAGTAATTAA
- a CDS encoding M28 family peptidase, translated as MKNYSTIINLFCNLIILLILFSSTNCISKKQNKTKYPKDDITQTQRQVREDTLTSETLSLLQQSTQIYYADKIEALNLKNHIELLSSESFEGRKIGERGQKMAGLYIQDFFIKNNLESAVMTDLGKRYLQEFEVEKSKISTVTIKTNLQGKNSIYQNQEDFLANPLTYLHNENELNVVLTGYSILPNEQISGRGIALLLDTDDKESIFYSNQDWNEKMEKQMLSAQKSGAKAVFFVLTNSDNFKTNSKRLQKNKYLNREIYTLKTEKSIGVYFLSMETAAQLFEYPKQEWEELVDQFKNNNVPSNLPYATISIQVKKENVVTLETENIVGFVEGTDLKEEIIIISAHYDHLGQSKDKTNFFAGADDNASGVAALMELAKTFALAKEEGFAPRRSILFLTTTAEEVGMLGSSYYTDIAPLFPISNSVANLNIDMIGREYVPKNNYSSNDYISIVGSDWLSPVLHQTHEQANKTFTKLHLDYSYNSKSHPEEFFYRSDQYSFAKHDIPVIFYTSPDHKDYHKTSDTAEKIDFERVEKVTKLIFHTTWQLANQEKSPKKIEKDIFEDQN; from the coding sequence ATGAAAAACTATTCTACAATAATTAATTTATTCTGTAATTTAATTATTCTATTAATTTTATTTTCTTCTACAAACTGTATTTCTAAAAAACAAAATAAAACAAAATATCCAAAAGATGATATAACCCAAACTCAAAGACAAGTTAGAGAAGATACACTCACTTCAGAAACATTATCTCTACTGCAACAAAGCACACAAATCTATTATGCTGATAAAATAGAAGCTCTTAACCTGAAAAACCATATTGAACTACTTTCGTCAGAAAGTTTTGAAGGACGTAAAATAGGAGAACGTGGGCAAAAAATGGCAGGATTATATATTCAAGACTTTTTTATAAAAAACAATCTTGAGTCAGCTGTTATGACTGATTTGGGCAAACGTTATTTGCAAGAATTTGAAGTAGAAAAAAGCAAAATTTCTACTGTAACTATAAAAACAAATCTGCAAGGGAAAAATAGCATTTATCAAAACCAAGAGGACTTTTTGGCTAATCCATTGACTTATTTACATAATGAAAATGAGTTAAATGTTGTCTTAACAGGGTATTCTATTTTGCCAAATGAACAAATTAGTGGGCGTGGGATAGCTTTATTATTAGATACTGATGATAAAGAATCTATTTTTTATTCGAATCAAGATTGGAATGAAAAAATGGAAAAACAAATGCTCTCAGCGCAAAAGTCAGGAGCAAAAGCTGTTTTTTTTGTTTTGACAAATTCGGATAATTTTAAGACCAACTCCAAAAGACTTCAAAAAAATAAGTATCTCAATAGAGAAATATATACTTTAAAGACCGAAAAAAGTATTGGTGTTTATTTTCTTTCTATGGAAACAGCAGCACAATTGTTTGAGTATCCAAAACAAGAATGGGAAGAATTGGTAGATCAATTTAAAAATAATAATGTTCCTTCAAACCTTCCTTATGCAACAATTTCTATACAAGTAAAAAAAGAAAATGTAGTTACTTTAGAAACTGAAAATATAGTGGGATTTGTAGAAGGAACAGATTTGAAAGAAGAAATAATAATAATTTCAGCACATTATGATCATTTGGGACAAAGTAAGGACAAAACCAATTTTTTTGCAGGTGCAGATGATAATGCTTCAGGAGTAGCTGCTCTTATGGAACTAGCAAAAACGTTTGCTCTTGCCAAAGAAGAAGGGTTTGCACCTAGAAGGAGTATTTTGTTTCTGACAACTACTGCTGAAGAAGTAGGTATGTTAGGCTCATCTTATTACACTGATATTGCTCCTTTATTTCCTATTTCAAATAGTGTTGCTAACTTAAATATTGATATGATTGGAAGAGAATATGTTCCAAAAAACAACTATTCATCTAATGATTATATAAGTATTGTAGGCTCAGATTGGTTATCTCCTGTATTGCATCAAACTCATGAGCAAGCAAATAAAACATTTACAAAGCTCCATTTAGATTATAGTTATAATTCAAAATCACATCCTGAAGAGTTTTTTTATCGCTCTGACCAATATAGTTTTGCAAAGCATGACATTCCTGTTATTTTTTATACAAGTCCTGACCATAAAGATTACCATAAAACAAGTGATACAGCTGAAAAAATAGATTTTGAACGAGTAGAAAAAGTAACAAAACTTATTTTTCACACAACTTGGCAGCTTGCTAATCAAGAAAAAAGTCCTAAAAAAATAGAAAAAGATATATTTGAAGACCAAAACTAG
- the mnmD gene encoding tRNA (5-methylaminomethyl-2-thiouridine)(34)-methyltransferase MnmD: MSNTINKKIELSLLESKDGSHTLLRHDISETYHSHNGAIQESLWVFIDKGLNYLKQQNYDTIKILEVGFGTGLNAILAYEFAQQNKIKVEYITLEPFPIPLEIAQKLNYIDFLQEDTKAIFSNLHQVNWEEMYQLSPYFSIQKVESTLENYQMDENYFDCTFYDAFAPSKQAEVWQLSNLQKVFDFTRKNGILVTYCAQGQFKRDLKTASWKVEKLDGAPPKREMVRAIKS, translated from the coding sequence ATGAGTAATACTATAAACAAAAAAATAGAACTATCCTTGTTAGAAAGTAAGGATGGCTCACATACACTTCTTCGTCATGATATTTCTGAAACCTATCATTCTCATAATGGCGCAATACAAGAATCACTTTGGGTTTTTATAGACAAAGGATTAAATTATTTGAAGCAACAAAACTATGATACAATTAAAATACTAGAAGTTGGCTTTGGTACAGGGTTGAATGCTATTTTGGCGTATGAATTTGCTCAGCAAAACAAAATTAAAGTAGAGTATATTACTTTAGAACCTTTTCCTATCCCTTTAGAGATTGCTCAAAAATTAAACTATATAGATTTCTTACAAGAAGACACCAAAGCTATCTTTAGTAACTTACATCAAGTTAATTGGGAAGAAATGTATCAACTCTCTCCTTATTTTTCAATACAAAAAGTTGAATCTACATTAGAAAATTATCAGATGGATGAAAATTACTTTGATTGTACTTTTTATGATGCTTTTGCCCCTAGCAAACAAGCCGAAGTATGGCAATTATCTAATCTTCAAAAAGTATTTGATTTTACTCGTAAAAATGGGATTTTAGTTACTTATTGTGCTCAAGGACAATTTAAAAGAGACCTCAAGACAGCAAGCTGGAAAGTAGAAAAATTAGATGGTGCGCCACCAAAACGAGAAATGGTAAGAGCTATTAAATCCTGA
- a CDS encoding LexA family transcriptional regulator, with protein MFLSQNLRYLRRKSKKSQQALANEASISRGAYSSYEEGRAEPRLQTLQRLAQIFEVQIDNLVTKNLEEESQDTPSKRLARYVAADSLRVLAITVDENNNENIEMVPEKAAAGYTKGYTDVQYLKDLPKYRLPFLPKDRTYRAFEITGDSMLPLQSGTIVIGEYVTDWHEVKDGQVCVVVLKNEGIVLKKIFNKIEEKGTLLLKSTNPQYDPYELEIAEVGEVWRFVAYIGKTLPQSDLDSLRTAVQRLEDRFQEFTVTNQ; from the coding sequence ATGTTTCTAAGCCAAAACCTACGTTATTTACGTCGTAAATCCAAAAAAAGTCAGCAAGCATTAGCTAATGAGGCATCTATTTCTCGTGGTGCATATTCTTCTTATGAAGAAGGTAGAGCCGAACCACGCTTACAAACACTACAACGATTAGCACAAATTTTTGAAGTACAGATAGATAATTTGGTAACCAAAAACTTAGAAGAAGAAAGTCAGGATACGCCAAGCAAGCGACTTGCTCGTTATGTAGCTGCTGATTCTCTACGAGTTCTTGCCATTACAGTAGATGAAAACAATAATGAAAATATTGAAATGGTGCCTGAAAAAGCTGCTGCGGGTTATACCAAAGGCTATACAGATGTTCAGTATTTGAAGGATTTACCAAAGTATAGACTTCCATTCTTACCAAAAGACAGAACATACAGAGCCTTCGAAATTACAGGAGACTCAATGCTTCCTTTACAATCAGGAACTATCGTGATTGGTGAATATGTAACTGATTGGCACGAAGTAAAAGACGGACAAGTCTGTGTAGTTGTCCTAAAAAATGAGGGAATTGTACTCAAAAAAATATTCAATAAAATTGAAGAAAAAGGCACTTTGCTTCTCAAATCAACTAATCCACAATATGACCCTTATGAATTAGAAATTGCAGAAGTAGGAGAAGTTTGGCGTTTTGTGGCATATATTGGAAAAACTCTTCCTCAGTCTGATTTGGATAGTTTACGTACTGCTGTACAGCGTTTAGAAGACCGTTTTCAAGAATTTACCGTAACAAATCAGTAA
- a CDS encoding DUF2279 domain-containing protein, with protein MFYLKFKILAFFLFLLFYFPCFSQDILVDKDTLKNDTIYKISTRKKWLFPTLATTTYIGGMTFLYQSWYKNENQTSFHFFNDNKQWNQLDKFGHAYTSYHLGKLSYNSLKKLNYSEKTALWSSTVGFWLMLPIEIFDGFSPTYGASYGDLIANGTGSLLFLSQQIAFKEQRIQFKFSFFPTSYSDLRPNTLGENLPTKIIKDYNGQTYWFSSSPAMWSNEKTKFPKWLALSVGYGGNNMIYGSEKQNNENGYQSSRIFYLSLDINFASIVTHRKGLQLLFTIFNGIKIPFPALYYDTKKGFNASLLAF; from the coding sequence ATGTTTTATTTAAAGTTCAAGATTCTTGCCTTTTTTCTTTTTTTATTGTTTTATTTTCCTTGTTTCTCTCAAGATATTCTAGTTGATAAGGATACATTAAAAAATGATACTATTTACAAAATCTCAACAAGAAAAAAATGGCTTTTTCCAACTCTGGCTACCACAACCTACATAGGTGGAATGACTTTTTTATATCAAAGTTGGTACAAAAATGAAAATCAAACTTCATTTCATTTTTTTAATGATAATAAACAATGGAATCAGTTAGATAAATTCGGACATGCTTATACTTCTTATCATTTAGGAAAACTAAGTTACAACTCTCTCAAAAAACTAAATTATTCAGAAAAAACAGCTCTTTGGTCTTCTACTGTTGGTTTTTGGCTAATGCTTCCTATTGAAATTTTTGATGGATTTTCTCCAACGTATGGCGCAAGTTATGGAGATTTGATTGCAAATGGAACAGGTTCTTTATTATTTTTATCTCAACAAATAGCTTTTAAAGAGCAGCGTATCCAATTCAAATTTTCATTTTTTCCAACATCTTACTCTGATTTGCGTCCGAATACTTTGGGAGAAAATCTTCCTACAAAAATTATAAAAGATTATAACGGACAGACGTACTGGTTTTCTTCTAGTCCTGCTATGTGGTCAAATGAAAAAACTAAATTTCCAAAATGGTTAGCTCTTTCAGTTGGTTATGGTGGAAATAATATGATTTATGGAAGTGAAAAGCAAAATAATGAAAATGGCTATCAGAGTTCAAGAATTTTTTATTTGTCTTTAGATATAAATTTTGCTTCAATTGTAACTCATCGAAAAGGCTTACAATTATTATTTACTATTTTTAATGGAATAAAAATTCCTTTTCCTGCACTTTATTATGATACAAAAAAAGGATTTAATGCTAGTCTTTTAGCTTTTTAA
- a CDS encoding NUDIX domain-containing protein, with amino-acid sequence MYSYEYPRPSVTVDCVIFAWDSENSDLKVLLIERAHDPFAGKWAFPGGFVDMDEDLETAARRELEEETGMNDLFMEQLYTFGAPDRDPRGRVISIAYYALVSLAHHADQIKAASDAADTQWFSIKELSEIELAFDHQEVMKIALERLRGKVRYQPIGFELLPEKFPLSQLQILYEHVLGMTLDKRNFRRKILKTKLVLPLDEYQQNVSHRAAQLYKFDKDKYEQLVKEGFVFEI; translated from the coding sequence ATGTATAGCTACGAATACCCACGCCCTTCTGTTACTGTCGATTGTGTCATTTTTGCTTGGGATAGCGAAAACTCTGACTTAAAAGTGCTTTTGATAGAACGAGCACACGATCCTTTTGCAGGAAAGTGGGCATTTCCAGGGGGGTTTGTAGATATGGATGAAGATTTGGAAACGGCAGCACGAAGAGAATTAGAAGAAGAAACAGGTATGAATGACCTTTTTATGGAACAACTCTACACCTTTGGAGCTCCTGATCGTGACCCAAGAGGACGAGTAATCAGTATTGCATATTATGCTTTAGTAAGTTTGGCGCATCACGCAGACCAAATAAAAGCTGCCTCCGATGCTGCTGATACACAATGGTTTAGTATAAAAGAACTTTCAGAAATTGAGCTTGCCTTTGACCATCAAGAAGTTATGAAAATAGCTTTAGAAAGATTGCGTGGAAAAGTACGCTATCAGCCTATTGGTTTTGAGCTTTTACCTGAAAAATTTCCTCTTTCTCAACTTCAAATTCTTTACGAACACGTTTTAGGAATGACACTTGATAAGCGAAATTTCAGAAGAAAAATATTGAAAACAAAACTTGTTCTTCCTTTAGATGAATACCAACAAAATGTATCACATCGTGCTGCCCAACTCTACAAATTTGATAAAGATAAATACGAACAACTTGTAAAAGAAGGATTTGTATTTGAAATTTAA
- a CDS encoding diacylglycerol kinase family protein, producing the protein MLSYFKKQFHSFGYAFKGLRIMLRDYNVFIHIPASILALLLSFAFQINLLEWISILSAICFVWVTEILNTALEKLVDLVSPDRNKLAGQIKDLAASAVLIATIYAILVGIIIFGRRIQEFILLY; encoded by the coding sequence ATGCTTTCTTATTTTAAAAAGCAATTTCATAGTTTTGGGTATGCCTTCAAAGGGTTGAGAATAATGCTTAGGGATTACAATGTTTTTATTCATATTCCTGCTTCCATTTTAGCCTTATTGCTCAGCTTTGCTTTTCAAATAAATCTCTTAGAATGGATTTCTATTTTATCAGCAATTTGTTTTGTTTGGGTAACCGAAATTCTCAATACAGCTTTAGAAAAATTAGTTGATTTAGTAAGTCCAGACAGAAATAAATTAGCAGGTCAGATAAAAGATTTAGCTGCAAGTGCTGTTTTGATAGCTACTATCTATGCTATTTTGGTGGGAATAATCATATTTGGAAGGAGAATTCAAGAGTTTATACTTCTTTACTAA
- a CDS encoding UDP-glucose/GDP-mannose dehydrogenase family protein has translation MKLAVIGTGYVGLVSGTCFAETGNQVICVDIDENKINRLKSGKLTIYEPGLQVLFERNIKQERLLFTTDLEEAIKDAQIIFLALPTPPGEDGSADLSYVLGVAEQLGKMITDYKVIVDKSTVPVGTAERVQAAIAQNAKTEFDVVSNPEFLREGVAVDDFMKPDRVVVGTSSDRAKKVMEKLYNPYVRQGNPVIFMDERSAEMTKYAANSYLATRISFMNEIANICELVGANVDFVRKGMGSDNRIGQRFLFAGVGYGGSCFPKDVQALERTANENKYEFKILSSVMKVNERQKVVMVDKIKSFYGEDLTGKHFAMWGLAFKPNTDDIREAPALYIIDELLAAGATVSTFDPEAMENVLEQYEGDERVSFEENQYNALKNADALIIVTEWSVFRTPDFEKTFSIMKDRVIFDGRNVFDLAQMEELKTYYNSIGRQVVDTREKKQVAQEA, from the coding sequence ATGAAATTAGCAGTCATTGGTACAGGATATGTAGGTTTGGTATCAGGAACTTGTTTTGCCGAAACTGGGAATCAAGTTATATGTGTCGACATTGATGAGAATAAAATCAATCGCCTAAAATCAGGTAAGCTAACTATTTACGAACCAGGTTTGCAAGTTCTTTTTGAAAGAAATATCAAACAAGAACGTCTTTTATTCACTACCGATTTAGAAGAGGCAATTAAAGATGCTCAAATTATTTTCTTAGCTCTTCCAACTCCTCCAGGGGAAGATGGTTCTGCCGACCTTTCGTATGTATTAGGAGTTGCCGAACAATTAGGAAAAATGATTACAGACTATAAAGTAATTGTTGATAAAAGTACCGTTCCTGTAGGAACTGCTGAGCGTGTTCAGGCTGCTATTGCTCAAAATGCCAAAACAGAATTTGATGTTGTTTCAAATCCTGAGTTTTTGAGAGAAGGTGTAGCTGTGGATGATTTTATGAAACCTGATAGGGTTGTGGTAGGAACTTCTTCAGATAGAGCTAAAAAGGTGATGGAAAAACTCTATAATCCTTATGTAAGACAAGGAAATCCTGTTATTTTTATGGATGAGCGTTCGGCTGAAATGACAAAATATGCAGCTAATTCTTACCTTGCTACTCGTATTAGTTTTATGAATGAAATTGCAAATATTTGTGAGCTTGTAGGCGCAAATGTTGATTTTGTGCGTAAAGGAATGGGTTCTGATAATCGTATTGGACAGCGATTCTTATTTGCTGGTGTTGGCTATGGTGGAAGTTGTTTTCCAAAAGACGTACAGGCATTAGAAAGAACAGCCAATGAAAATAAATATGAATTTAAGATTTTGAGTTCGGTAATGAAAGTAAACGAACGTCAGAAAGTGGTAATGGTAGATAAAATTAAATCTTTTTATGGCGAAGATTTGACAGGAAAGCATTTTGCTATGTGGGGACTTGCCTTCAAGCCAAATACAGATGACATTAGAGAAGCTCCAGCACTTTATATTATTGATGAGCTTTTGGCAGCAGGCGCAACAGTTTCTACTTTTGACCCAGAAGCAATGGAAAATGTATTGGAACAATATGAAGGAGATGAGAGAGTTTCTTTCGAAGAAAATCAATATAATGCTCTAAAAAATGCTGATGCGTTGATTATTGTTACCGAATGGAGCGTTTTTCGTACTCCAGATTTTGAAAAAACATTCTCTATCATGAAAGACAGAGTTATCTTTGATGGAAGAAATGTATTTGATTTAGCTCAAATGGAAGAATTAAAAACGTATTACAACAGTATCGGAAGACAAGTTGTAGATACAAGAGAGAAAAAACAAGTAGCACAAGAAGCTTAA
- a CDS encoding class I SAM-dependent rRNA methyltransferase translates to MTSYPILLLKKNREKSILNQHPWIFSGAVQKMPKAQNGEIIAVQDASGRILGYGFFDTNSQITCRIFEFTRFHDKEVEFVADEAYFHQKIRNAYNLREKYLINSSTNAYRLLHAEGDFFSGVIVDIYDNIASVQLLIKGTQRIAEYIFSGIRAIGIEHIYLHIKESTRNIEGFGDEKNEIQQGWQLEEGQTESDIPVIPVQILENNLKFKVDVVDGQKTGFFIDQRENRELVKQYSKNKSVLNCFGYTGGFSVYAIDGGAKKVVSVDISKEATQEANQNVALNFNSLMRANKNHEAIAQDCFEYLKGLDASNEEEQFDIIILDPPAFAKNKRSLPKATRGYINLNELGFKKVKSGGLVFTFSCSGSVSKDLFRKVVFTAAAEAGRKVRIVHQLTQPLDHPINIYHPEGEYLKGLVLQVE, encoded by the coding sequence ATGACATCTTACCCAATTCTTTTACTCAAAAAAAATAGAGAAAAATCAATCTTAAATCAGCATCCTTGGATATTTTCAGGAGCAGTTCAGAAGATGCCAAAGGCTCAAAACGGCGAAATCATAGCTGTTCAAGATGCAAGTGGGCGTATTTTAGGATATGGTTTCTTTGATACAAATAGTCAAATTACGTGTCGTATTTTTGAGTTTACTCGTTTTCATGATAAAGAAGTAGAATTTGTAGCAGACGAAGCCTATTTTCATCAAAAAATAAGAAATGCGTATAATTTACGTGAAAAATATTTGATAAATTCTAGTACAAATGCCTACCGACTTTTGCACGCAGAAGGAGATTTTTTCTCAGGCGTAATTGTAGATATTTATGATAATATAGCTTCAGTTCAACTTTTAATAAAAGGAACTCAGCGCATTGCAGAATATATTTTTAGTGGAATTCGTGCTATTGGAATCGAACATATTTATCTTCATATCAAAGAAAGCACACGCAATATAGAGGGTTTTGGAGATGAAAAAAATGAAATACAACAAGGTTGGCAGCTAGAAGAAGGACAAACAGAAAGTGATATTCCAGTAATTCCAGTTCAAATTTTGGAAAATAATCTGAAATTCAAAGTTGATGTAGTAGATGGACAAAAAACAGGCTTTTTTATAGATCAGCGAGAAAATAGAGAGCTTGTAAAACAATATTCAAAAAATAAATCTGTCTTGAACTGTTTTGGTTATACAGGTGGTTTTAGTGTTTATGCAATTGATGGAGGTGCAAAAAAAGTAGTTTCAGTAGATATTTCGAAAGAAGCAACTCAAGAAGCTAACCAAAATGTTGCCCTTAATTTTAATAGTTTGATGCGAGCTAATAAAAATCATGAAGCTATTGCACAAGATTGTTTTGAGTATTTAAAAGGATTAGATGCAAGTAATGAAGAGGAACAATTTGATATTATTATCCTTGATCCACCAGCTTTTGCTAAAAATAAACGTTCACTTCCAAAGGCTACACGAGGTTATATTAATTTGAATGAATTAGGTTTTAAGAAAGTAAAAAGTGGTGGTTTGGTATTTACTTTTTCGTGTTCGGGAAGTGTAAGCAAAGATTTATTTAGAAAAGTAGTTTTTACAGCAGCAGCCGAAGCAGGAAGAAAGGTAAGAATTGTTCATCAACTGACACAACCTTTAGATCATCCAATAAATATTTATCATCCAGAAGGGGAATATTTGAAAGGCTTGGTTTTGCAAGTAGAATAA